Within the Emticicia oligotrophica DSM 17448 genome, the region ATATATGGATGACCTCATGGCCAGTAAACAAGGCGGTTTCCAACGTCAAGATGTACTTGATTTAGTACAAAAAATGCCTTCTTCAAATGTAAAAAATTATATTTTCAGAAATAATGGTTCATTGCTATTCAAAGACCAAACCACCAATTGGGGTATGGGTGAACAATCGAATAGTAGTGGAGCGGCGTATGCCGATTTAGACAATGATGGAGACTTAGATTTGGTTGTCAATAATATTAATTCTCCTGCATTTATTTATCAAAATGAGTCTAACGAAAAAGTTCAAAATCAATACTTAAAAGTTAAACTTAATGGCGAAAATAATAATAGAATGGGCATTGGGGCAAAGATTTACCTCTATAACGGCACTTCTTCACAATACCAAGAGCAAATGCCTACTCGTGGCTACCAATCGAATGTGAGTTTTACGATGAATTTTGGTTTAGGTAAAAGTAAACAAATTGACTCCTTAAAAGTTGTTTGGAATTCAGGCAAAGTACAGGTATTTAAAGGAGTAAAAGCCAACCAAACATTAACATTAGAGGAAAAAAATGCAAGTGTTCAAAAAAGCTCATCTTCTCCTATCAGCCCTATTTTTAGTTCTATTAATTCACCAATTGCTTCAACTCAAAACACCGTTACAATTAATGATTTCAAAAGACAAATTTTATTAATTAATTCTGAGTCTTTTGTAAGCCCGATTTTGTCGAAAGGAGATGTAAACAACGATGGCTTAGAAGATATCTTCGTGGGCGGAAGCTATGGCAAACCATCTGAAATTTTCATACAAATGGCTGGCGAGAAATTTACAAAAAAAACATTCCCAGCCAATCCAAACGCAGATGTATCTGATGCCATATTCTTTGATGCCAATGGAGATGGATTCCAAGATATCTATGTAGCCAATGGTGGGTATAATAATTTTACTGAAAATGATGTAAACTTGCAAGACCAGTTATTTTTAAATAATGGAAAAGGCGATTTTCAGTTAAGCACCTCTGCCCTTCCGCAAATGCTTACAAGTACGGGATGCGTGCGAGTAGCTGACATAAATAATGATAAAAAACCAGACCTTTTTGTAGGTGGAAGAGTTGTTCCTGGAAAATTTCCAATTTCGCCGAGAAGCTATGTACTCATCAATGATGGCAAAGGAAACTTCAAAGATACGACACCCGAAGAAATGAAGTTTATGGGTATGGTTACAGATGCCGCTTTTGTAGATTTGAATAAGGACAAAAAGCAGGAGTTAATAGTAGTAGGTGAATGGATGCCTATTACCGTTTTTGAAGCGAATGGCACTTCCTTCACCAACAAAACGGAAGAATACTTTGAAAAAAAGCTATCGGGTTGGTGGAATAAACTTGTTGTTGCAGACCTCAACAATGATGGAAGCCCAGAATTACTCATCGGAAATTTAGGTTTAAATTCTCAATGTAAAGTAGATGACAAGCAACCTGCCGAACTCTATTACAAAGATTTTGATGATAACGGTAGCATAGACCCTATACTTTGTTTCTACATACAAGGACAGAGCTATCCGTATCTTACTCGCGATGAACTTTTAGAGCAAGTGCCAAGTAAACGCCCTAAGTTTACCAACTATGATAGTTACTCTAACGCAAAGTTGACAGATATTTTTGGCGAAGACGAATTAACAGATGCAAAGAAATTAGAAGTAAACTATTTAAAAACAGCTTATTTTAGCCAAAATAGTAATGGAAAGTTTGAAGAAAAGACATTACCGATAGAAGTACAGTTTGCACCAATTCACACAATTTCAGTAACAGATTATAATCAAGATGGTAAAAAAGACCTGATTCTTTGCGGAAATATCAATAAAACTCGACTCAAATTTGGTAAATATGATGCTAATTATGGCCTTTTACTTAAAGGAGATGGCAAAGGTAATTTTAGTGCTATTCCACAGCAAAAATCTGGATTTAATATTCAAGGAGATGTTCGCTCGGCATTAGAATTCAAAGATTATATCCTTTTAGGCATTAATCAACAAGGTATCAAAGCATTCAAAAAAAGCAGGCAATAAAGCAGATTCATTATATGGTTTCTTGAAATGATGCAAATTTCAATTCTGTGCAAAGGTTTGCAATTCAATATTAAAGCTTGAATTCTACTATTCAAACGATTGCACTGAATGTTATCTTGAGTGCTCAGCAAAACTTAGAAAATTATCATTAAAAAATTAGTAATTTTGGTTTATAATTAAGTAGAAAGAATCAAAAGTGATTAAGTTAACAAAACATTGAGTAGAAGCCCCTAAGTTTCTTGGGGCTTTCTTTTTATCATTTAATATACAGATTAAGTATATGATTCAAACTGCTTATTGTATTAACGAATACTACCGAACTCTCTTATGCTAGATAATATTTTAACCAAAAAGTTTAAAGACTACTTTGGTGAAAATCCTCATTTATTAGTTCGTGCCCCAGGACGTATTAACTTAATAGGAGAACACACCGATTATAACAAAGGCTTTGTGCTTCCTGCCGCCATTGATAAAGCAATTTACTATGCTATTGCCCCTCGTAATGATAATACATGTGTGGCTTACGCTTTCGACTTAGATGATTCTTTCACATTTTCGATTGATAATTTAGTAAAATCTGAAAAAGGTTGGGCTAATTTCCTGATTGGTGTTGTTGCCGAAATCATCAATACTGGTGTAGAAATAAAACAGGGCTTTAATGTTATTTTTGGCGGAGATGTTCCTCTCGGTGCAGGCTTATCTTCATCAGCCGCAGTTGAAAGCGGAATGGGTTTTGCCCTAAATAGTATTTTTGATTTAGGTCTATCTAAACTAGATTTAGCCCTCATTGCCCAAAAAGCTGAGCATAATTATGCTGGAGTGAAATGCGGAATCATGGATATGTTTGCTTCAATTCATGGTAAAGAAAATTCAGTAATTAAACTCGACTGCCAAGACCTAAGCTTCGAATATTTTCCCTTTGCATTCCCTGACTATTCGATTGTTCTTTGTAATACAGGAGTAAAGCATAATTTAGGTGATAGTGAATACAACCAACGTCGTGATGAATGTGAGGAAGGGGTAAGAATCTTACAAAGAGCCTTTCCACAAATAGAAAGCCTGCGTGATGTCAGTTTCCAAATGCTACGTAGTCAAGCAGATAAATTACCTCCGGTAGTTTATAAACGCTGTAAATATGTTGTCGAAGAAATTGAAAGAGTTACGAATGCCTGTCAAGCACTTGAAAAAGCAGACCTAGCTACCTTCGGACAAAAAATGTATGAAACCCACGAAGGATTAAGTAATGAGTACGAGGTGAGTTGTGAAGAACTCGACTTTTTAGTGGAGCAAACACATCATTTAGATACAGTTATTGGTGCACGCATGATGGGCGGTGGCTTTGGTGGATGTACAATTAATCTAGTAAAGGCTAATAAAACTACTGAATTTATCGAACAAATGAGTAGTGCATATAATAAGCAATTTTCTACCCCTTTGCAGTGTTACTTAGTTCAAATTTCAAATGGAGTTGAGTTATTAACAGAAGAATATTCTATGAGCTAATTCATTTTCAAGAATAATGGCTAAATTGCATACATTACTTTAGCAGTCAATTTTTATTATTTAAGCCTACATGAACAGAATTAAAAATCTCGAAAGACTACAAAACGAAGAGTTTGATATTTGCATTATTGGTGCAGGTGCGAGCGGTGCCGGCTGTGCTTTAGATGCAACTTTGAGAGGTTTTAAAGTTGCCTTGATTGAAAAAGAAGATTTCGCTGCCGAAACTTCTTCAAAATCAACAAAACTAATTCATGGAGGTGTTAGATATTTAGAACAAGCATTCAAAAACCTTGATTTTGCTCAACTCCGACAAGTAAAACAT harbors:
- a CDS encoding galactokinase gives rise to the protein MLDNILTKKFKDYFGENPHLLVRAPGRINLIGEHTDYNKGFVLPAAIDKAIYYAIAPRNDNTCVAYAFDLDDSFTFSIDNLVKSEKGWANFLIGVVAEIINTGVEIKQGFNVIFGGDVPLGAGLSSSAAVESGMGFALNSIFDLGLSKLDLALIAQKAEHNYAGVKCGIMDMFASIHGKENSVIKLDCQDLSFEYFPFAFPDYSIVLCNTGVKHNLGDSEYNQRRDECEEGVRILQRAFPQIESLRDVSFQMLRSQADKLPPVVYKRCKYVVEEIERVTNACQALEKADLATFGQKMYETHEGLSNEYEVSCEELDFLVEQTHHLDTVIGARMMGGGFGGCTINLVKANKTTEFIEQMSSAYNKQFSTPLQCYLVQISNGVELLTEEYSMS
- a CDS encoding VCBS repeat-containing protein, translating into MCLFIISCKETAQKTDNGTESDKQPPIFKLLFSDKTHIDFQNIINEGLNTNVLMYEYFYNGGGVAVGDVNGDGFEDLYFTSNMQQNKLYLNKKNMEFQDITNQAGVAGREGPWKTGTTMVDINADGKLDIYVCHSGNLMPEKKANELFINQGNGPDGIPIFVEKAKEYGLDSPASSTNAYFFDADKDGDLDVFLLNHNIKSLPVLDEARTAALMKEDDAVSGSRFYRNDKGFFRDVTRQVGIQSSALSYGLGAGIADFNQDNWPDIYVSNDYAVPDRLYINNKNGTFKEVSREQLGHTSNFSMGNDVADINNDQLPDIFTLDMLPEDNRRQKLLMSPDNYDKFDLGVKSGFHYQYMRNMLQLNNGNGTFSEIGQVSGISNTDWSWAALFADYDNDGWKDLYITNGYLHDYTNLDFLKYMDDLMASKQGGFQRQDVLDLVQKMPSSNVKNYIFRNNGSLLFKDQTTNWGMGEQSNSSGAAYADLDNDGDLDLVVNNINSPAFIYQNESNEKVQNQYLKVKLNGENNNRMGIGAKIYLYNGTSSQYQEQMPTRGYQSNVSFTMNFGLGKSKQIDSLKVVWNSGKVQVFKGVKANQTLTLEEKNASVQKSSSSPISPIFSSINSPIASTQNTVTINDFKRQILLINSESFVSPILSKGDVNNDGLEDIFVGGSYGKPSEIFIQMAGEKFTKKTFPANPNADVSDAIFFDANGDGFQDIYVANGGYNNFTENDVNLQDQLFLNNGKGDFQLSTSALPQMLTSTGCVRVADINNDKKPDLFVGGRVVPGKFPISPRSYVLINDGKGNFKDTTPEEMKFMGMVTDAAFVDLNKDKKQELIVVGEWMPITVFEANGTSFTNKTEEYFEKKLSGWWNKLVVADLNNDGSPELLIGNLGLNSQCKVDDKQPAELYYKDFDDNGSIDPILCFYIQGQSYPYLTRDELLEQVPSKRPKFTNYDSYSNAKLTDIFGEDELTDAKKLEVNYLKTAYFSQNSNGKFEEKTLPIEVQFAPIHTISVTDYNQDGKKDLILCGNINKTRLKFGKYDANYGLLLKGDGKGNFSAIPQQKSGFNIQGDVRSALEFKDYILLGINQQGIKAFKKSRQ